The DNA region TTAAAAAGAGAATTGACTCAAAGCCAATATCAATTAGCGTTACATTTTTTGTCAAAAAGGATTCCGTACATGCAAAAAAAGACACTCATTCACTATCCAATGTACTGCTTGCAGTATTATCACCCACAATGGCATCAGGTAAGGAAGTTGAGATAGGCCTAGACATCATAAAGGATGATTCTAACATATTCAAGACAATGCTAGAGAAAAAGCTAGTAGAATCCGAAAAAGATGAAGGGTTGGCCTTTTCCGTATACGAATGGTCCACTACATAGCATACTGACAAATCATGAGTAATGGTTTTACTGTAAAATCGCACAATCGTGGTAATTAGGGTACATGGCCCCTAAACCATACCTGTACCCAAGGCTTGGGAGCAAAAATCCCATGCATCAAGTGAGGTTGAATTTATTATCAGTGCGATATAACTTTCACTATGCAGCTACTTGGCAGACTCGAGATAAAATCACCCCAAAAAATAGCAGAATTTCTCAACTCGGAGCACATAGGAAGGATTGCATCACTAGACAGTGAGGGCTTTCCGCAGATCATACCAATGAATTTTGTCTTTGTAAACGACGCAATATACATGCACTCTCATACAAAAGGTGAAAAGCTTGACAACATCCGCAAAAACCCAAAGGTGGGCTTTGAAGTGGATAGGGAGGTAGAATTTTTGCCATCTTACTTTAGCTCGCCCACTGACGCATCGCAGGCAGATACGTTTTACATTAGTGTGGTTATCAAAGGAAACGCTGCAATAATACAAGACAAGTCAGAAAAGGCAGTGGCTCTCAATGCGTTAATGGAAAAATATCAGCCAGAGGGAGGATATGAAGAGCTAACGCATGAAATGCACGTAGTGGATGAAGTCGCAATCATCAAGGTAACACCAAAGACAATTCGCGGAAAATACAAAATCGGCCAGCATATGGACAAGTCCACCAAAATTCAGATGGCACGAAAGATTTTAGAGAAAAACAGCCCGCTTGCAAGGCAGGCACTACAGACAATGGGTTTTGAGATAATAGATAATGACGTCAAGATGGTAGACGAGCCGAACTGGTAGATTAGCTGCTCAGTGTACCTATCAGGTTTAATCGATACGGTGTTTCCTTTTTGACCAGATAGAAATTCTGGTCCTTCATTTTTACGATTTGCTTGCGGTTTGCATCATCTATTATATTATTATCCAGCGTGCTGGAAATTGAAAATGATCCGACATTGTTTGCGGTAAAATCCAATTTTAGTACAGTGTCATTAATTGTTGCACCCGTGGACACAATTGCAACGCCAGTGCCATCCAAGATGAGTCGCGACTCAACTACTTTGAATTGTTTTAAACCTGTTCCCTGAATTGGCTCTAGCTTTACCAACAGGTTCGCCTTTTTGAGTATGCCAGACACAAATGCCTCGCCACTTAGATTAAGCTGAAACTGTTTTTGCTCTAGTTCGGCTAGGCTGTATTTAGGCTCCATTTGGATTTTTGGAGCCGTTTTTTGTATTGATTTTTGTATTGTTGGGACAGGCTCTATTGCAAGAGTGGACTCGGCAATTGGTTGTGGAATTATGGTCTGGCTTGGTGTTTCAGTATAGTCAATGCTTGCAGCACGCTCTGTTGGTTTTGGGTAAAACTTTTCATCAAGATCCAAAATCAAAAACGTAGAAACTACAACAAATGTAATACTGCAAAATGCGATCAAGTGTATGTTCAATGAGCCTTGCAACCAAAGCTTGACTTTGAAAATTAGCTTAAAAGAGGCACGTATGAATTATCAGCGGACTGCTTACCACTAGGTAATTTATGATGATACAATCACCCATCCTTTAAATTTGAAATTAAATTCTCATTGCCTATTGCAGGTGCAGTCATACCAAATATCATCAGAGTTTGAGCCAACAGGCGACCAGCCAGAGGCAATAAACAAGCTAGTCACGGGAGTGCAGAAAGGCAAAGTTCAGACATTACTTGGTGTAACCGGTTCTGGCAAGACATTCACGGTTGCAAATGTAATTGCAAAAACAGGCAAAAATACACTAGTCATATCGCACAACAAGACACTTGCCGCACAGCTATATTCGGAGCTAAAACAGTTTTTCCCAAAAAATAATGTCGGCTATTTTGTATCATATTATGATTATTACCAGCCTGAAAGCTACATTGTGCAGACAGACACTTACATCGAAAAAGACACTCAAATCAACGAAAAAATTGAAAAAATGAGACTAGAGGCAACTGCCATGTTATTATCCGGTGAGCCGACCATAATAGTGGCCACGGTGTCATGCATCTATTCTTTGGGCAATCCCAAAGACTGGGAAGAGATGGCAACTACTATCAAGGCAGGTGCGCAAATGAATCGTAGTGAGCTGATTCGACGCCTAGTAAACGCACGATATGAGCGCAACGACACCACAATCGCGCCTGGAAATTTCCGAGTCAAGGGAGACACATTGGATGTAATTCCCGCATATTCCCAGGATTTAGTGCGAATATCCATGTTCGGTGATGAAATTGAAAAAATCGCAATACTGGATAACGTATCACTAAAAGAAAAACATAAGGTCAATTCAATCAGGATTTTTCCTGCAAAGCATTATTTGATAGCCGATGACGTGCGAACTCGTGCGGTAAAATCGATTCGAGCAGAGCTCAAAATGCGACTGCCAGAATTAAACGAGCTGGAGCGACAGCGACTAGAGATGCGAACCAAGTTTGATTTGGAAATGATCGAGGAGCTTGGATATTGCTCCGGAATTGAGAATTATTCTCGCCACTTTGATGGAAGGGCTCCAGGTCAGCAAGCATTTTGCCTCTTGGATTTTTTTGGCAATGACTATCTCCTAGTAATCGATGAATCACATGTCACAATTCCGCAGCTCCACGGAATGTATGGTGGGGATCACACTAGAAAAAAATCCCTAATTGATTACGGATTTAGATTGCCAAGCGCTTTTGACAATCGTCCACTGAAATTCGAGGAATTTGAGAAATATATCAAAAACACAATTTTTGTTTCAGCCACGCCATCCACATTTGAAAAAGAACTATCCTACCAAATAGTAGAACAGTTGGTGCGCCCAACAGGTCTATTGGATCCACAAGTAGAGGTCAGGCCTACAAAAAACCAGATGGATGACCTAATATCTGAAATTAAAAAGCGTTCAGACAAAAACCAGCGCGTCCTAGTCACCACACTAACAAAAAGAATGGCAGAAGACCTGGCAGAATATTTGGCAAAAAAAGAGGTGCGGGTGAGATACCTCCACTCGGAAATAGATGGCCTGCAGAGAACCGAACTAATACGCCAGCTAAGGCTAGGCGACTTTGATGTTCTAGTTGGAATTAACCTACTCCGTGAGGGTCTGGACATTCCTGAAGTGGCGCTAGTTGCCATATTGGATGCCGACAAGGAGGGCTTTTTGCGCAATTTTACAAGTTTGATTCAGACATTTGGTAGGGCTGCTAGAAACGCAGACGGCTCGGTCATAATGTATGCAGACATCACCACAAACTCCATGAAGCAGGCAATTGAAGAAACCGCCAGAAGGTGCGCAAAACAGCTAGAATACAATAAAATCCACAACATCACGCCTAGAACAATCATCAAGTCCATCCCAGCGCAGGTGGCAGCACTTGATGATCTCAAAAACAAGACCCAGCATGACCTGTCCCGTGAAATAATAGAAATAGAGAGTCAGATGAAAAGATATGCAGAAGAATTGGACTTTGAGAATGCGATTGCATGTCGCGACAGACTGAGGCGAATTCAAGTAGAGTTGGAAAAGAAAAATGCACGATAAGCTAAAGATTCGAGGTGCACGCCATCACAACCTCAAGAACCTAAACTTGGACATACCAAAAAATAAACTCGTAGTGATATCGGGTTTGTCTGGTTCTGGCAAGTCAACTTTGGCATTTGATACCATTT from Nitrososphaerota archaeon includes:
- the uvrB gene encoding excinuclease ABC subunit UvrB, with amino-acid sequence MKLNSHCLLQVQSYQISSEFEPTGDQPEAINKLVTGVQKGKVQTLLGVTGSGKTFTVANVIAKTGKNTLVISHNKTLAAQLYSELKQFFPKNNVGYFVSYYDYYQPESYIVQTDTYIEKDTQINEKIEKMRLEATAMLLSGEPTIIVATVSCIYSLGNPKDWEEMATTIKAGAQMNRSELIRRLVNARYERNDTTIAPGNFRVKGDTLDVIPAYSQDLVRISMFGDEIEKIAILDNVSLKEKHKVNSIRIFPAKHYLIADDVRTRAVKSIRAELKMRLPELNELERQRLEMRTKFDLEMIEELGYCSGIENYSRHFDGRAPGQQAFCLLDFFGNDYLLVIDESHVTIPQLHGMYGGDHTRKKSLIDYGFRLPSAFDNRPLKFEEFEKYIKNTIFVSATPSTFEKELSYQIVEQLVRPTGLLDPQVEVRPTKNQMDDLISEIKKRSDKNQRVLVTTLTKRMAEDLAEYLAKKEVRVRYLHSEIDGLQRTELIRQLRLGDFDVLVGINLLREGLDIPEVALVAILDADKEGFLRNFTSLIQTFGRAARNADGSVIMYADITTNSMKQAIEETARRCAKQLEYNKIHNITPRTIIKSIPAQVAALDDLKNKTQHDLSREIIEIESQMKRYAEELDFENAIACRDRLRRIQVELEKKNAR
- a CDS encoding pyridoxamine 5'-phosphate oxidase family protein, encoding MQLLGRLEIKSPQKIAEFLNSEHIGRIASLDSEGFPQIIPMNFVFVNDAIYMHSHTKGEKLDNIRKNPKVGFEVDREVEFLPSYFSSPTDASQADTFYISVVIKGNAAIIQDKSEKAVALNALMEKYQPEGGYEELTHEMHVVDEVAIIKVTPKTIRGKYKIGQHMDKSTKIQMARKILEKNSPLARQALQTMGFEIIDNDVKMVDEPNW